From Polyangia bacterium, the proteins below share one genomic window:
- a CDS encoding sigma-70 family RNA polymerase sigma factor codes for MTDVGSVFLSELRDRHVSLAPFVDPVALQAGLVEILGAAHAVGAEAWAPIQLGREEFVRHLAGCVARTANPGDAAAALKTLHLTDLYLACAAGLGVAQARERFVSQFLLPIESAVRAIGNSAGFVEDVRQEIHERLLLPSSGPPKILQYGGRAALASWVGVAARRAALQVLRERGARQRLAQDTADEELGVQLDPELEYVKNRYREAFKVAVSGAIAALSTRERMILRLHCVGGLSLARIATMLAVDESTVSRWEKRARETIFGGTNVRLSENLGVAHDDLPSLVRLVSSQLQLSVARLLASDAEGARPRSK; via the coding sequence ATGACCGACGTCGGTTCCGTGTTCCTGAGCGAGCTGCGCGACCGCCACGTCAGCCTTGCCCCCTTCGTCGATCCGGTGGCGCTGCAGGCGGGGCTGGTCGAGATTCTGGGTGCTGCCCACGCGGTTGGGGCGGAGGCGTGGGCGCCGATCCAGCTGGGACGCGAGGAGTTCGTGCGTCACCTGGCCGGATGCGTGGCGCGCACGGCGAACCCGGGCGACGCTGCCGCCGCGCTGAAGACCTTGCACCTGACCGACCTGTACCTGGCCTGCGCGGCCGGCCTGGGCGTGGCGCAGGCGCGCGAGCGATTCGTCAGCCAGTTTCTGCTGCCGATCGAAAGCGCGGTCCGCGCGATCGGCAACAGCGCAGGTTTCGTCGAGGACGTGCGCCAGGAGATTCACGAACGATTGCTGTTGCCGTCCAGCGGACCGCCGAAGATCTTGCAGTACGGAGGGCGCGCCGCCCTGGCGTCGTGGGTGGGCGTGGCGGCGCGGCGAGCGGCGCTGCAGGTCCTCCGCGAAAGGGGGGCCCGACAGCGCCTGGCCCAGGACACCGCGGACGAAGAGCTGGGCGTTCAGCTGGATCCCGAGCTGGAGTACGTCAAGAACCGTTACCGGGAGGCGTTCAAGGTTGCGGTGAGCGGCGCCATCGCCGCGCTGTCCACCCGCGAGCGAATGATCCTGCGTCTCCATTGCGTCGGGGGGCTGTCGCTGGCGCGCATCGCCACCATGCTGGCGGTGGACGAATCCACGGTTTCGCGCTGGGAGAAACGGGCGCGCGAAACCATCTTCGGTGGCACCAACGTCCGGCTGAGCGAGAACCTGGGTGTGGCACACGACGATCTGCCGTCGTTGGTTCGGCTGGTCAGCAGTCAGCTGCAGCTCAGCGTGGCCCGTTTGCTGGCCAGTGACGCCGAAGGTGCGCGCCCTCGATCAAAGTGA
- a CDS encoding protein kinase gives MSPGARLNDTYEVVRLLGRGGMGEVYEVRNVRLAGRYAVKVLRADISRNEELLSRFRREAQITSALAHPNIVQVFDFNRTPDGQWFLAMEFLAGGDLADLIKREGPLPLARALAIINQIASALAATHSRGIIHRDLKPGNVFVVQGEGEGTTGDRIKLVDFGLSKRSAELVTSVAYSHEDALIGTPLYMAPEQALAQNHKLSAATDQYALAVLLFEMLTGRRPFPDQRLTDVLHAIAYQTPPLLSTFRPDVPAGVASAIERAFSKEPSERHQSVRQFVEAVEMAVAAPAVLAAVTPPRRRRRSFAVPTVAVVVLAVLVLSGWLARRSAGIHVSSIDPASTPGSPPTRLTGEAVIDSPAPLAIAPVPARRDHAAHADLPPTVAGVPSKRLVIPARPKLSSAHPPQGAARPTEVDPLAGPPPALPAANQVTTVAAPDPSSHPGKPAVVPHDLVDSL, from the coding sequence TTGAGCCCTGGCGCACGCCTCAATGACACCTACGAGGTCGTGCGCCTTCTGGGCCGAGGCGGAATGGGCGAGGTCTACGAGGTGCGAAACGTACGGCTGGCGGGCCGCTACGCCGTCAAGGTGCTGAGAGCGGACATTTCCCGCAACGAAGAGTTGCTGTCCCGTTTCAGGCGCGAAGCCCAGATCACTTCGGCCCTTGCTCATCCCAATATCGTCCAGGTGTTCGACTTCAATCGGACGCCCGATGGGCAGTGGTTCCTGGCAATGGAATTTCTGGCCGGCGGCGATCTGGCCGATCTCATCAAGCGCGAAGGGCCGCTGCCTCTGGCGCGGGCGCTGGCGATCATCAATCAGATCGCGTCCGCGCTGGCGGCCACCCACAGCCGCGGGATCATTCACCGCGATCTGAAGCCGGGGAATGTCTTTGTCGTGCAAGGCGAGGGGGAGGGAACGACGGGGGATCGGATCAAGCTGGTGGACTTTGGACTGTCAAAGCGCAGCGCCGAGCTGGTCACCTCGGTGGCCTACTCGCATGAAGATGCCTTGATCGGAACGCCGCTTTACATGGCGCCCGAGCAAGCGCTGGCGCAAAACCACAAGCTCTCTGCGGCGACCGATCAGTACGCCCTGGCGGTGCTGCTTTTCGAGATGCTGACGGGCCGGCGGCCCTTCCCTGACCAACGCTTGACAGATGTCTTGCACGCCATCGCCTATCAGACGCCGCCCCTTCTTTCCACCTTCCGACCCGACGTTCCCGCCGGTGTGGCCTCGGCGATCGAGCGTGCCTTCAGCAAAGAGCCGTCAGAGCGTCATCAGTCCGTTCGGCAGTTCGTCGAGGCGGTGGAGATGGCGGTTGCTGCGCCCGCGGTGCTTGCCGCCGTCACTCCGCCTCGACGCCGCCGGCGGTCCTTCGCCGTGCCGACCGTCGCGGTCGTCGTCTTGGCGGTCTTGGTCCTGTCCGGGTGGCTCGCGCGACGCTCAGCCGGCATCCACGTCTCGTCGATCGATCCGGCCTCCACCCCCGGTTCGCCGCCGACTCGGCTGACCGGCGAGGCGGTGATTGATTCACCGGCACCTCTGGCGATCGCCCCGGTCCCGGCCCGGCGAGACCACGCGGCGCATGCCGATCTGCCGCCGACAGTCGCCGGCGTGCCCTCGAAACGGCTCGTCATCCCAGCGCGCCCGAAGTTGTCCAGCGCCCATCCTCCCCAAGGTGCCGCGCGACCGACGGAGGTTGATCCATTAGCCGGGCCGCCCCCTGCGCTGCCCGCGGCGAATCAGGTGACGACCGTCGCCGCACCGGACCCGTCGTCTCACCCCGGCAAGCCGGCGGTCGTTCCCCACGATCTGGTCGATTCACTTTGA
- a CDS encoding tetratricopeptide repeat protein has product MALQQATPARFQAQAHLRLGNEAFVSGRVAEAITEYETAAQLFPSPGVYYNLGQAYEVGERPKDALAAYESFVAGSTSGTGDITNAPLTEEQRHRLDDARQRITVLRGGLGPSAAAPSPSATSLPASQSQGVVQKPLTLAARDPSSTRPANPRIDVAPAAASVNPSRKTWWLVGIGAVVVAGAVTALIIVRSRHQSCTGSPDLSCVSL; this is encoded by the coding sequence ATGGCGCTGCAACAGGCGACGCCGGCTCGGTTCCAGGCGCAAGCGCACCTGCGTCTGGGGAACGAGGCGTTTGTGTCCGGGCGGGTGGCGGAGGCCATCACCGAGTACGAAACCGCGGCGCAGCTGTTCCCCAGCCCCGGTGTCTACTACAACCTGGGACAGGCCTACGAAGTTGGCGAGCGGCCGAAGGACGCGCTGGCGGCTTATGAGTCCTTCGTTGCCGGGTCGACCAGCGGAACGGGTGACATCACCAATGCCCCGTTGACGGAAGAGCAGCGCCATCGACTGGATGACGCTCGACAGAGGATCACGGTGTTGCGTGGCGGGCTTGGCCCGTCGGCCGCCGCCCCGTCGCCCAGCGCCACCAGCTTGCCGGCCTCGCAGAGCCAGGGTGTCGTTCAAAAGCCGCTGACGCTGGCGGCGCGGGACCCGTCTTCTACGCGGCCGGCGAACCCGAGAATCGATGTGGCCCCGGCCGCCGCGAGCGTGAACCCTTCCCGCAAGACCTGGTGGCTGGTGGGCATCGGCGCCGTGGTTGTGGCCGGTGCGGTGACGGCCCTGATCATTGTCCGCTCACGGCACCAGAGCTGTACGGGAAGCCCCGATCTGTCGTGTGTCTCTTTGTAG
- a CDS encoding NAD(P)H-dependent oxidoreductase, whose translation MPQLHVVIASTRPGRAGLPIGTWFHDFAARDGRFNVTLVDLAAVGLPLIDEPAHPRLRKYEHAHTKAWSATVSAADAFVFVTPEYNYSAPPALLNALDYLFHEWHYKPVGFVSYGGVSGGIRSVQMTKMLVTSLRMMPLPEAVAIPMFSQHLKDGVFAGTEAHEKAGTVMLDELFRWASALGVLRGGGEGGTSPQPVRWRVDPG comes from the coding sequence ATGCCGCAATTGCACGTGGTCATCGCCAGCACCCGACCGGGGCGGGCTGGTCTTCCGATCGGCACCTGGTTTCACGACTTCGCCGCGCGCGACGGTCGCTTCAACGTGACGCTGGTCGATCTGGCGGCGGTGGGCCTGCCGCTCATCGACGAGCCGGCGCACCCCCGCCTGCGCAAATACGAACACGCCCACACCAAGGCCTGGAGCGCGACCGTCTCGGCCGCCGACGCCTTCGTGTTCGTTACGCCGGAGTACAACTACAGCGCGCCGCCGGCGCTGCTCAACGCGCTCGACTACCTGTTTCACGAATGGCACTACAAGCCGGTCGGCTTCGTCAGCTACGGCGGCGTGTCCGGCGGCATCCGTTCGGTGCAGATGACCAAGATGCTGGTGACGTCGTTGCGCATGATGCCGCTGCCGGAGGCGGTGGCCATCCCGATGTTCTCGCAACATCTGAAAGACGGCGTCTTCGCCGGCACCGAGGCCCATGAAAAAGCCGGCACCGTGATGCTGGACGAGCTGTTCCGCTGGGCCAGCGCGCTGGGGGTCTTGCGCGGCGGCGGCGAAGGCGGGACGTCCCCACAACCGGTTCGCTGGCGCGTCGATCCGGGATGA